A single window of [Chlorobium] sp. 445 DNA harbors:
- a CDS encoding histidinol-phosphate transaminase — protein MSQLVPPHIEKLEPYKAGRSISEIQTLYGISEVYKLASNENPLGISLRALSAMREAITSVNRYGDPLSLALREKLAARFNLKVDNVIAGAGSEGIMSNIIRAFVSDEDELLTSEGTFIGFKVLAQSKGAPFIQVPLKKDYRFDLDAIANAVTQNTKVIYLCNPNNPTGTIFTREEFDRFIQHIPERVIIILDEAYFEYAASDPLYPDSMSYRYDNVITLRTFSKAYALAGLRVGYGFAHEKFITNLLKVKLPFEPNSVAQAAALAALDDEEFLQRSLALNREGYQFFTKAFSELGYTWIPSWANFIMLDLESEARVNDLTEFLLRNGVIVRPLKAFGLPHCLRISIGLPKENARCVELMEKFLTTHALQES, from the coding sequence ATGTCGCAATTAGTGCCACCGCATATCGAAAAATTAGAGCCCTATAAAGCGGGACGCAGCATTTCAGAAATCCAGACGCTCTACGGCATCAGCGAAGTCTATAAACTTGCCTCAAATGAAAATCCCCTGGGCATTTCACTCCGTGCACTTTCAGCGATGCGTGAAGCAATTACCAGCGTGAATCGTTATGGCGATCCGTTGTCACTTGCCTTGCGTGAAAAATTAGCGGCACGCTTCAATCTCAAAGTAGATAATGTCATCGCTGGCGCCGGCTCAGAAGGCATTATGTCAAACATCATTCGCGCATTTGTCAGCGACGAAGACGAACTGCTTACATCCGAAGGCACATTTATCGGCTTCAAAGTGCTAGCGCAATCCAAAGGCGCCCCTTTCATTCAAGTTCCCTTGAAAAAAGACTACCGCTTTGATTTAGATGCTATCGCAAATGCCGTCACACAAAACACAAAAGTCATCTATCTCTGCAACCCCAATAACCCGACTGGCACAATTTTCACCCGTGAAGAATTCGATCGTTTCATTCAGCATATTCCTGAGCGCGTCATTATCATCCTCGATGAAGCCTACTTTGAGTATGCCGCTTCCGACCCACTCTACCCTGATTCTATGTCGTATCGCTATGACAACGTTATTACACTGCGCACCTTTTCAAAAGCCTACGCACTTGCAGGCTTGCGTGTTGGATATGGCTTTGCGCATGAAAAATTCATCACCAACCTTCTGAAAGTCAAGCTCCCGTTTGAACCGAATTCTGTTGCGCAAGCCGCCGCACTTGCCGCCCTTGACGATGAAGAGTTCTTACAACGCTCACTTGCACTTAACCGAGAAGGCTATCAGTTTTTTACCAAAGCTTTTTCAGAGCTCGGCTATACTTGGATTCCCTCTTGGGCGAATTTTATTATGCTGGATTTGGAAAGTGAGGCGCGCGTCAATGACCTTACAGAATTTTTGCTTCGCAATGGCGTTATTGTCCGCCCACTCAAAGCGTTTGGGTTGCCACATTGTCTGCGTATCTCAATTGGATTGCCCAAAGAAAACGCACGCTGCGTGGAGCTGATGGAAAAATTTCTTACTACGCACGCACTCCAAGAATCCTGA